From the genome of Monomorium pharaonis isolate MP-MQ-018 chromosome 2, ASM1337386v2, whole genome shotgun sequence, one region includes:
- the LOC105831885 gene encoding plectin isoform X1 — MDNDYYSTVYTWFEKCGIVSNIRTHLRQNLVNALKHRDLRLCKSREARSAKQYVYDMLIAEYLFSHNYSFTLSIFASEVPLLVNFCNSVPQQCSSADDNDNRGGGCKKLQSDYILHTLETLGINPNGPEGQHIISNYMNSEAPLLLSILSSIASLVVNTRPSSTGRSMIDRETQVDLALETQLAYATKMRVMRKRIVQQKQLYDDELRTKENKLRQQATVIKHQLGSLNAKMEEAQNLMQSLTLKEKQLQEKKDNNTQCILQKEMELSMKQNFLTQEANRLQRERDSYRKFEGGMKKLQRELVKMQKEMSQGTSNQCQNQNNLRDIHVQTDVESRTIIDECRILQREKQELTNLVEEQRSKIDQITQRSAQLSRQLEEVRLLQPIETPISVARIVSANALVSESSSTEDILQDAKMRLKRLEEESSKADQYFCSFVSTS, encoded by the exons ATGgataatgattattattcCACCGTGTACACATg GTTCGAGAAGTGTGGGATCGTATCTAACATCAGGACGCACCTGCGGCAGAACCTGGTGAACGCTCTGAAGCATAGGGATCTGCGGCTGTGCAAGAGTAGAGAGGCGAGGTCGGCGAAACAGTACGTTTACGATATGCTAATAGCCGAGTATCTGTTCAGTCACAATTACTCCTTCACCCTGTCGATATTTGCCAGCGAGGTTCCGCTTTTAGTAAACTTTTGCAACAGCGTACCGCAACAGTGCTCCTCTGCCGACGACAATGACAACAGAGGTGGTGGGTGCAAAAAGTTGCAAAGCGATTACATACTGCATACACTGGAAACTCTGGGCATCAATCCCAATGGGCCTGAGGGCCAAcacattatatcaaattatatgaACAGCGAGGCACCTCTGTTGCTATCCATTCTGAGTTCAATAGCTTCGCTCGTCGTCAACACTCGGCCGTCGTCAACTGGAAGATCCATGATTGACAGGGAAACCCAAGTTGATCTGGCTTTGGAAACACAACTTGCATATGCGACAAAAATGCGTGTGATGAGGAAAAGAATTGTGCAACAGAAACAATTGTATGACGACGAATTAAGGACGAAAGAGAACAAATTGAGACAGCAGGCGACAGTTATAAAGCATCAGCTTGGTtcattaaatgcaaaaatggaAGAGGCTCAG AATTTGATGCAATCTTTGACCCTGAAAGAAAAGCAACTGCAAGAAAAGAAAGACAACAATACACAATGTATCTTACAAAAGGAAATGGAGCTGTCTATGAAGCAAAATTTCTTAACACAAGAAGCTAACAG attgcaGAGAGAACGAGACAGTTATAGGAAGTTTGAGGGTGGCATGAAGAAACTGCAGCGAGAGCTCGTTAAAATGCAGAAGGAAATGTCGCAGGGTACATCCAACCAGTGCCAGAATCAGAATAATCTCAGGGACATTCACGTACAAACCGATGTCGAGAGCCGCACGATAATAGATGAATGCAGAATTCTACAGAGAGAGAAGCAGGAGCTGACAAATCTTGTGGAAGAGCAAAGGTCGAAAATAGATCAAATCACACAGCGTAGCGCTCAGTTGTCACGTCAATTGGAAGAAGTGCGTTTGTTGCAACCGATTGAGACGCCGATTTCCGTGGCTCGAATCGTCAGCGCAAACGCGCTCGTCAGCGAGAGCAGTTCCACGGAGGACATTCTTCAGGACGCAAAGATGCGATTAAAGCGTCTGGAGGAGGAAAGTTCCAAAGCCGATCAATATTTCTGTAGTTTCGTTAGCACCTCGTAG
- the LOC105831885 gene encoding plectin isoform X3: protein MFEKCGIVSNIRTHLRQNLVNALKHRDLRLCKSREARSAKQYVYDMLIAEYLFSHNYSFTLSIFASEVPLLVNFCNSVPQQCSSADDNDNRGGGCKKLQSDYILHTLETLGINPNGPEGQHIISNYMNSEAPLLLSILSSIASLVVNTRPSSTGRSMIDRETQVDLALETQLAYATKMRVMRKRIVQQKQLYDDELRTKENKLRQQATVIKHQLGSLNAKMEEAQNLMQSLTLKEKQLQEKKDNNTQCILQKEMELSMKQNFLTQEANRLQRERDSYRKFEGGMKKLQRELVKMQKEMSQGTSNQCQNQNNLRDIHVQTDVESRTIIDECRILQREKQELTNLVEEQRSKIDQITQRSAQLSRQLEEVRLLQPIETPISVARIVSANALVSESSSTEDILQDAKMRLKRLEEESSKADQYFCSFVSTS from the exons at GTTCGAGAAGTGTGGGATCGTATCTAACATCAGGACGCACCTGCGGCAGAACCTGGTGAACGCTCTGAAGCATAGGGATCTGCGGCTGTGCAAGAGTAGAGAGGCGAGGTCGGCGAAACAGTACGTTTACGATATGCTAATAGCCGAGTATCTGTTCAGTCACAATTACTCCTTCACCCTGTCGATATTTGCCAGCGAGGTTCCGCTTTTAGTAAACTTTTGCAACAGCGTACCGCAACAGTGCTCCTCTGCCGACGACAATGACAACAGAGGTGGTGGGTGCAAAAAGTTGCAAAGCGATTACATACTGCATACACTGGAAACTCTGGGCATCAATCCCAATGGGCCTGAGGGCCAAcacattatatcaaattatatgaACAGCGAGGCACCTCTGTTGCTATCCATTCTGAGTTCAATAGCTTCGCTCGTCGTCAACACTCGGCCGTCGTCAACTGGAAGATCCATGATTGACAGGGAAACCCAAGTTGATCTGGCTTTGGAAACACAACTTGCATATGCGACAAAAATGCGTGTGATGAGGAAAAGAATTGTGCAACAGAAACAATTGTATGACGACGAATTAAGGACGAAAGAGAACAAATTGAGACAGCAGGCGACAGTTATAAAGCATCAGCTTGGTtcattaaatgcaaaaatggaAGAGGCTCAG AATTTGATGCAATCTTTGACCCTGAAAGAAAAGCAACTGCAAGAAAAGAAAGACAACAATACACAATGTATCTTACAAAAGGAAATGGAGCTGTCTATGAAGCAAAATTTCTTAACACAAGAAGCTAACAG attgcaGAGAGAACGAGACAGTTATAGGAAGTTTGAGGGTGGCATGAAGAAACTGCAGCGAGAGCTCGTTAAAATGCAGAAGGAAATGTCGCAGGGTACATCCAACCAGTGCCAGAATCAGAATAATCTCAGGGACATTCACGTACAAACCGATGTCGAGAGCCGCACGATAATAGATGAATGCAGAATTCTACAGAGAGAGAAGCAGGAGCTGACAAATCTTGTGGAAGAGCAAAGGTCGAAAATAGATCAAATCACACAGCGTAGCGCTCAGTTGTCACGTCAATTGGAAGAAGTGCGTTTGTTGCAACCGATTGAGACGCCGATTTCCGTGGCTCGAATCGTCAGCGCAAACGCGCTCGTCAGCGAGAGCAGTTCCACGGAGGACATTCTTCAGGACGCAAAGATGCGATTAAAGCGTCTGGAGGAGGAAAGTTCCAAAGCCGATCAATATTTCTGTAGTTTCGTTAGCACCTCGTAG
- the LOC105831885 gene encoding plectin isoform X2, with protein sequence MTFEKCGIVSNIRTHLRQNLVNALKHRDLRLCKSREARSAKQYVYDMLIAEYLFSHNYSFTLSIFASEVPLLVNFCNSVPQQCSSADDNDNRGGGCKKLQSDYILHTLETLGINPNGPEGQHIISNYMNSEAPLLLSILSSIASLVVNTRPSSTGRSMIDRETQVDLALETQLAYATKMRVMRKRIVQQKQLYDDELRTKENKLRQQATVIKHQLGSLNAKMEEAQNLMQSLTLKEKQLQEKKDNNTQCILQKEMELSMKQNFLTQEANRLQRERDSYRKFEGGMKKLQRELVKMQKEMSQGTSNQCQNQNNLRDIHVQTDVESRTIIDECRILQREKQELTNLVEEQRSKIDQITQRSAQLSRQLEEVRLLQPIETPISVARIVSANALVSESSSTEDILQDAKMRLKRLEEESSKADQYFCSFVSTS encoded by the exons GTTCGAGAAGTGTGGGATCGTATCTAACATCAGGACGCACCTGCGGCAGAACCTGGTGAACGCTCTGAAGCATAGGGATCTGCGGCTGTGCAAGAGTAGAGAGGCGAGGTCGGCGAAACAGTACGTTTACGATATGCTAATAGCCGAGTATCTGTTCAGTCACAATTACTCCTTCACCCTGTCGATATTTGCCAGCGAGGTTCCGCTTTTAGTAAACTTTTGCAACAGCGTACCGCAACAGTGCTCCTCTGCCGACGACAATGACAACAGAGGTGGTGGGTGCAAAAAGTTGCAAAGCGATTACATACTGCATACACTGGAAACTCTGGGCATCAATCCCAATGGGCCTGAGGGCCAAcacattatatcaaattatatgaACAGCGAGGCACCTCTGTTGCTATCCATTCTGAGTTCAATAGCTTCGCTCGTCGTCAACACTCGGCCGTCGTCAACTGGAAGATCCATGATTGACAGGGAAACCCAAGTTGATCTGGCTTTGGAAACACAACTTGCATATGCGACAAAAATGCGTGTGATGAGGAAAAGAATTGTGCAACAGAAACAATTGTATGACGACGAATTAAGGACGAAAGAGAACAAATTGAGACAGCAGGCGACAGTTATAAAGCATCAGCTTGGTtcattaaatgcaaaaatggaAGAGGCTCAG AATTTGATGCAATCTTTGACCCTGAAAGAAAAGCAACTGCAAGAAAAGAAAGACAACAATACACAATGTATCTTACAAAAGGAAATGGAGCTGTCTATGAAGCAAAATTTCTTAACACAAGAAGCTAACAG attgcaGAGAGAACGAGACAGTTATAGGAAGTTTGAGGGTGGCATGAAGAAACTGCAGCGAGAGCTCGTTAAAATGCAGAAGGAAATGTCGCAGGGTACATCCAACCAGTGCCAGAATCAGAATAATCTCAGGGACATTCACGTACAAACCGATGTCGAGAGCCGCACGATAATAGATGAATGCAGAATTCTACAGAGAGAGAAGCAGGAGCTGACAAATCTTGTGGAAGAGCAAAGGTCGAAAATAGATCAAATCACACAGCGTAGCGCTCAGTTGTCACGTCAATTGGAAGAAGTGCGTTTGTTGCAACCGATTGAGACGCCGATTTCCGTGGCTCGAATCGTCAGCGCAAACGCGCTCGTCAGCGAGAGCAGTTCCACGGAGGACATTCTTCAGGACGCAAAGATGCGATTAAAGCGTCTGGAGGAGGAAAGTTCCAAAGCCGATCAATATTTCTGTAGTTTCGTTAGCACCTCGTAG